A genomic segment from Nitrosopumilus sp. K4 encodes:
- a CDS encoding histidinol-phosphate transaminase encodes MKLKAKSAIEAHDPVTHGGLYSKKITSLGVLDFSSNVTPAGMPIKVKKSIKKNLEKIENYPDIHSSQLLKSLQKFTNLSEDYLVVGNGAIEIIYNFCNAFLSKDTPVLIPIPIFSEYEATCKMNNCKITFFRTMDLQKNLESFISKIPKNGCVFICNPNNPTGKLLPKKNLIQIIDKAKKQNSIVFVDECFIELVPSSNESVISSVKKFDNVLVLRSFTKSFGLAGIRIGYAASSKYIISVLKKIKIPWSINYVAEQAAISATQNSSHLTKSKSIIKKEYDFLKNKIAKIDGFELVDSSTNFILIRTEYDSTKLQKKLLEKKILVRDCKTFRGLDNHFIRIAIKSHKDNLRLLKALERIK; translated from the coding sequence GTGAAATTAAAGGCAAAATCTGCAATCGAAGCCCATGACCCAGTTACACATGGAGGACTATATTCAAAGAAAATTACTAGTTTAGGAGTTTTGGATTTTAGCTCAAATGTGACGCCTGCAGGAATGCCCATAAAAGTAAAAAAATCCATCAAAAAAAATCTGGAAAAAATTGAAAATTATCCAGACATACATTCATCACAGCTCTTAAAATCACTCCAAAAATTTACAAATCTCTCTGAAGATTATCTGGTAGTTGGAAATGGGGCTATTGAAATAATATACAATTTTTGTAATGCATTTCTTTCAAAAGATACGCCTGTTTTGATTCCAATTCCAATTTTTTCTGAATATGAAGCAACATGTAAAATGAATAATTGTAAAATTACGTTTTTTAGAACAATGGACTTGCAAAAAAATCTTGAATCCTTTATTTCCAAAATTCCAAAAAATGGATGTGTTTTCATCTGTAATCCTAACAATCCTACTGGAAAACTATTGCCAAAAAAAAATCTAATACAAATTATTGATAAAGCAAAAAAGCAAAATTCCATAGTTTTTGTTGATGAGTGCTTTATTGAATTAGTACCATCATCAAATGAATCAGTTATTTCAAGTGTAAAAAAATTTGATAATGTTTTAGTTTTAAGATCTTTTACAAAATCATTTGGACTAGCTGGAATTAGAATTGGTTATGCTGCATCATCAAAATATATAATTTCTGTTTTAAAGAAAATAAAAATTCCTTGGAGTATAAATTATGTTGCTGAACAAGCAGCAATCTCAGCAACTCAAAACTCTTCACATTTAACAAAATCAAAATCAATTATAAAAAAAGAATATGATTTTTTAAAAAATAAAATTGCAAAGATTGATGGTTTTGAGCTAGTTGACTCATCTACAAATTTTATATTAATTAGAACAGAATATGACTCAACAAAACTACAAAAGAAATTACTTGAAAAAAAAATACTTGTAAGAGACTGCAAAACTTTTCGTGGATTAGATAATCATTTTATTCGAATTGCAATAAAATCCCACAAAGATAATCTTAGATTACTCAAAGCATTGGAGAGAATAAAATGA